The DNA window CTACTGTGTTCACTAATCAACCCTatcattcccacccccaccccagttcaGTAATCTCTATTACGAACCTCTTTTCCTGTTGCGcccaccctcatccccacccccaaccaggcCCTCGGCTGGCCATTCCTTCCACCCCACCGCCCCAGCACTGCGGAGATGGGGGCATCTCTGGTACAGCCTGACAGTTGAAGGAATGCAGAGCTGGCGATAGTAACCAAGGGCGAAAAGAGGCATGCGGGAAGGAGGAAGACCCCCGGGAAGATCGAAGACTTCAGCCTCTCACCAGCGCTCGCCCAAAGAAGCAGAGTTGGCCCCCAAGCCCAGAGGCGCTTTTGCTCTGACTCTCCTGGAGAGGATGAGGGGGCGCAGTCCACCCGGCTGCCCCCTCCCAGAGAGAGGATGGAGCTGAGGGCGAACTCCACGCCCTCCCTGCAAAACGGGCATCGACCCCCATCCTCATCCCCAAGGGCACAGGGCACAGCAAAGGCGAGGGGCAACGAATTCCGCGCCCCGCAGAGATACATCCAGACCAGAAGAGGCTGTTTCCCAAGGCGCACTAACAGAGACTCCTCCTCAAACTGTTCAGGGGAGCTGGAGCTGGGAAAAGGGGTATCCTTCCCCGCGGAGTGGCTGTGGGTGCTCACCTGCGTGGAATCGCCGAAGGCCCAGCGGTAGCAGGGCGCCGCCCCCGACCTCGGCAGCGCGAGGCGTCCTAGAGGCAAGCCTGCAAAGGTAGCTGCAGCCTCCACCGCCCAGTACCGTGGCCTCAAGGACCCGCCCCCTTCCTCCGCGGATACCCTGGCCCCACCCCTAAGGGCGGGGCCTGGCCATATCCCCCGAGGCCACGCCCCCACGCCCGGGCGCTCCCCAGCCCTGGTTCGCACGTGACAAGGGCGCTGCTTTGATGCTGTGCGCCATCTTGGTCGAGCCTGAGAGGGCAGGGCAAGCATTTAATCTGGTAGATGTTCTGGCCCTAAAACTTGGAATGCAGAGCACATCCCTCTTTTCCTCTGTTGAACTCACCTTCCTAAGTCTAGTCTGTTCCCTAAATGGCCAGTCGTCTGTCGCCCTTCACACCTGTTCTCGCTCACATATTTTTAAGTGGAGAAACTGGAAACCCAGATACTCTTGTATTGTAGTATGTGCCTCAGTGAATTGTGACTTGCTTTTGGGCATGTGACTGCCCTAACGCTGTTACTACAAAATGAAGTGTTTGTCTGATACATACATCCTATGAAAACATGCTCAAATGCCAAAATTCTGACAAATTTTAGCTAAACCGATTTTCCTGAATTGTTCCCTTTCCCTGCCCCCGTGGCTATTAATGTATCTTTTCcatctggtttgtgaaatttcatttCAGTGCCTACTCAAATCCTTCACAGATACCCCATAAGCACTGTTATGAGTGTGAAGAactgttttgggtttggttttttttttttttttttttttttctccctttttaggtttttaagacagggtttttctgtgcagccctggctgttccggaactatgtagaccaggctggcctccatctcctagattcacctgcttctgcagGCTGCCTGTGCTGCCACCACCCAGCAGCAGTGAACTGTTCTATATACAATGTGCACATAGGCAGTTACAGATATATACACATCTTGCAACAGTGTCCTATAAAGGCTGAAGCTGAGGTCAGTTAACATAGCCTTTCATTCCCTCTCTCCCAATATATCCAATTTTCCTTTCATCTTTAGAAAATGGCAAGGAAATTAATTCTGATAGGGGTTGAGAGGAGCTGAATCTGTTATTTGTCTGACACTCTGAACAAGAATATATACATCAAGAAGTGAAAAACATTAGTCAGTTTTTAAACCCAGAGCCTACCAAGTTTCAGTCGTTCTCTAGGTGGACTAGTTTTTACAAAAAGGCAATCCTTGACTCTTCACACCCTTCCATTAACAAAACATGAATAATGCCAGAAAAGGCAACTCAGCCAATGCTGAGGAGACTGCAGCCATGGTAACCATGAAGAACCATTTTACCAAGTGTTGGCAATGTGCTAAGACcacagcagaggcagcaggaacTTCAAAGGGAGGCTATAGCATCTATCATCATACCATGGAGTTTGACATAAAAACTCACAAGTTGAGCCAGAAAACAATTAAGCCACATTTATTTCACCCACTCAGGGTAAACCTAAATGGGAGACACACAATCCACAAGGACAACTTCCCCTGCTCCATGGCATCTTTTGTTCAGGGAACTCCAGACTCTGTGCTTCTTTTCTTCTGCCTCTAGGCAGCTTCTGACTGCAGAGATCTGTGGAGGCTTACtgtcctagggtttttgtttgctttgttaatTAAGTACCCAAATTCTGGTGGTTCTTTTTATTGACCCAGGCTCACTATCTGTTCAACCAGTGACAGCATGCCCCTCAGTGTGGGTACGGCTGCTGTCAGCAGCAGCATTAAACAGATGCTTAAGAATGGTCTTTAAATAGCATGGGGTGGGGAAAGATAAAAACCAACATACTCATTTAGCAATTTAGCTCACAAAAGTATCCACCCcacaatatttttatgtttaaagaaCATTTTCTGTCTTTGTCCTGTCTGGTGACTCACCCAACAACTCCAGGCAGCTAAAGTAAGAGGAttaagtgcaaggccagcctgggctacacagcaagaccctgtctccaaaggacTATTTTTGTGGGGCAGGGAGGCTGGACTGCAGCGCTACAGGATGAACTCCAGGTCTTGAGTAGGAGAGCATTGTCTTAATGAGCATCTCCTGCCACATCCAGGTGGGAAAGGAAGCAGTAAGACTTTCTTCTtagcaaaagaaataaacaaaaccccaccCACATCCTTTTCTCAGAGCATGCCAGTGACAGTAAGAACTGTGACTAAGAAGGGTGTCAACATCTCTGTATGAAGACCAGGATCCTGAATGCACACAGGatgatttaaaaaggaaaaacaaagatatCAAAGGACAGGACAGGGCAGAGAAAAGCCACTAATTGCTCTATTTGAAGGCTGCTTTCAACAtgcaatgtattttttaaagatgaccTTTAGCATTATAAAGCCTAACAATTTAATGTAAACACAATTTTCCTAAACTCTGCCTTACCTTTCAGTTAATGCATAGCTATCTGAAAGATTCAAATAACTcattgttttactttttcctcACACTCTGCCTCCTCTTTGTACCACTAAGTACCACACGAAAAATGAAACTGGCCTTTGAAGTTGTTGTGTAGCAAAAGACAGGGGTCAGAATCCTGGCTCTGCATGGACCAGCAGTTCTGGCCTTGGGTAAATCAATGATTCAGCTTCTCAACCTTAAAATGGGAAGGGTTTCAACTACCTTGCAAGACACAAGGATTAGAGACACAATCTATAAAGTTCTTAGAACAGTACCAGGGGCACATAATTATTACCATCACTATTAAGTCTCatgcaataaaacaaaaacccaaaatacaAAATCATCAAAACAATCAATATTCATGTAATAAATATccaaaaagcattttttttaaaagatgcacaAATCAATCTTATAAGATTCTGACAACCCTGTCACCTGCTTTATTTCTGGAGAAGggtaaagggaaaagaaaaaaatattcacttGAATTTGAGGAGCAGCAACATTGGAGCAACCATTTTAAGCCTCTGAGTTCCTCTAATCTGTAAGGAAAAACGTTCTTCCATGAAGAGTAAGAGTTTAACTTTCCCCTAACGAAAGATCATCCATTTGCTGAGATAAATGAACGAAGAACAAACTCAACAGCACCAATTGAGGTTTAACACAGAAAATGAGGCCAGGTTTCTCCTTTCAAATATGCAAATTTTACATGAAAATGTTTATAAATCATAGTTGGTTTTCCTCTTGATTCAACCTTTCCACCTCCTGTAACAGGAGCCCCAGGAACCCAAACAGCCTGTGCATCACTAATCAGCTACACAATACAGCTGCCCCTTCCAAACAGAATCTGATTACTAATGGACTAGACTGGAAGCTATCCcgagggacaggaagcaggaactaTGCTCTCAGGGAGAATGGATACTGCGGATGCCACCAGTCAAAGAGCCGAACACTGTGCACCGGGTCCAGGACGACTTGCACACCCTGTTCACTACGCAGATTCTGACCACCACGGACAGGAGAATCCTGGAACACCAATCTCACTCGATGATGCCGCATGTCTGTACTCACATTAATGGTAAACTAGAAGAGAAAGGCACATTTAGCATGTAATTTAAATGTTTAGTAGTTAATTTAACCTTGGATTCTTTGGGCTCTCCATGAGATGGTCTAATATACCTTGGTTCAGCCTCAAGGTTTGTTTTGTAAGTTATACTACCAACACATTTACAAAAACACTAAAGTGATATTTGTTAagattttctctgttttgtgtatctAAGATGTTAAAGGGTCTTAGAGATAAATAATTTaggatatatgcacacacaccaccacaaaAGCCATCTAATTGTTACACATATAGGATAAAGATAGAATTCTGATAATGTGCTGATGAACAAGTCAGGCAAGATCTGTAAAACCTAAGCCTGATCCATTTTTGTGTAAAATTTTCCAAGTATTTAGATggaggtgtagtggctattcctggttgtcaacgtgacaatatttggaatgaactacaatccggaattggaaggctcaccagtgacccttatctggaggcttggagatccttatctggatcttggtttgaagatcttgagccatagtggctatggattccagaagattgaatctctgagtttaaggaacacacctttaatctgggctacgcctttcatctgggattaaaggtgtggtgggacacacctttaatctgggctacaccttctgctggagacaatataaggacattggaagaagggagtctagctcttgctcttgctccttcgcctgcttgctgcgtgagactgagtaactgctagatccttggacttccattcacagctgcgactgaaccattgttgggaattgggctgccgactgtaagtcatcaataaattcctttactaactagagactatccataagttctgtgactctagagaaccctgactaatacaggaggTTTCTACAGAATTGATATGGCATCTATGGAATAGGAGTCACGGTGAGGTCATTAAAGCAACTTAACCTCAATGGAGAGAGAAGGACCCACGATAAAAATAGAATCATGACACACTCAGCTACAGGAAACTACCTACAGAGGATGTATGTTAACCTGTTAACAGACAGACTTTACAAACAGTGCCCAGAAaggtaactggagttacaggacaATGGCAGTCTATGTTAcctctactttctgaaaaaaaaatgtatgcattaTTTAAATTCTTCATGATATACACATTACCTATCATTAAAAACTAAACTTTTTCATCATAAAGAACAACTCCAAACATCTCTGAACATAAGCCTAAGACACAGAGAAGACAAATGACAAATAACCAACTTTCTGGCTGCCtatccaattaaatatttttcaaccATTAAAAATTACAAGCTAAAAGATACATATATGATTTACTCACCTCACACAGGACAGAGCTAGTTATCTATTCTAACATTCCATTATGGCAGCCTCTGAATGCCTAAGGTCCTAACAGTGCTCATGTGCATGTTTATCCATATTCCCTTCAGTGCATACGGGAAGGTACAGAAGCCTTCGTTTTCTTACAGAAAAGGCAGACAAAACATTCTCAGATATAATTAGCTCCTCTCCATTATCGTCTTTCTAATATGCAAATCTAACTTTAtacttgtggttttgtttttattttacctgGGGAGATGTTtagggtttttattactattggtgttgccattatcatcatcatcatcatcatcaattttgtgggttctttttagttatggtgtgtggtgtgtgtgcagtcACATGGGAGAAAAGGGGTATACCATGTGTTGACATGGTTTTACGTTTGAACTTTATTATACTTAAATTATACTTTATTATACAGATTTCTTCCCAGTAGTTAAGTCTGCAAATCCTTTTTCAAACCATAGATACAGTGAAATTCTACAAAAGCGCTGAGTCCTCACTTACCAAGGTAAATATCATCCCCATGACAATAGGAATAAAGATGAAGTTGAGGGTGGTGACCTGCAGTAGGCAGCAGTCCTGGTCAGGGTTGGTATGGACATCTTGATATTGAATGGGCGGTTGCAACCGTTCCATACACTTGCTCTTTAATCTAGGGGACTAAGAAGAGCTAAGCATTAATCTACTGGCCTAGAGGAAATAATGTATGCTCTTTAAGATGCTGTGAAGGAAAACCCAACAGGCAAATTTTAGTGAGATAAAATTTTCTGTCATCTGCTCTTTGTATACATATTGGTTTCCATGCAGAGATCAAAGAATCTACCAGTTAAAAGAGAGAGGGTGTTTAGATTAGCAAATATAGCAGTGAGTTTTTATTTAGATAGTAGTTCCGCTATCTGATAAGAAATGGCTCTATCAGCCACTCTCCAATTTCCACGTGCTGTATCAGACTTCAGGGTATCTGCTGCACAAGAGGGCAGATTCAGAAGTAACCTCCGAATTCCAAAAACCAGAAAACAGGATTCACAAGTCTCAGGCTAAAGGTCTCTCAGCATTCAATTTCCTGTAGTAATTCTGGTCTCCTGTCCCATTTCTCCATTGCTAGGGTGACTCCTCAGTGGAGAAAGGTGTCTTGTTGATAGCACAGACTGTGGATTTCTTACAAAGACATGAAAGCCAAGTTTCTTCACCAgaaccatgttttaaaaataaattaataggaaagtatgatgtagaactctcagctacttttccagcACTGTGACAGCCTGCATGTCACCATCCTTCCCACCACGATGCTAATGGataaacctctgaacttgtaagtgagatccaattaaatactttcttctatAAAAACTGCTgatgtcatggtgtctcttcacagcaatagacaccAACATTCCACAGATACTGAATTTTTCTCAGCTGCCCATGAAATCTGTGtgagatggaggagagagggtaggcatgtgtgtgtgaatgcacatggcagccagaggtcaatgccaagcatctctccccctcccccctcccctccactttatttttcaacagtctcttcctgaacctggagctgtTCAACTAGTTtaactggctggccagggagctccaGAATTCTGCCCATGTTCACTTGCTCATACTAGTGTTACAGAAGTATGCCACCACAGCAGTTTTCACATGGGTTTTGGGTAGCCAAATTCATATCCtcgtgctacacacacacacacacgtcttataAAGCTCTGTTTTCTGAACTGGTAATCTGTGTAGGTTTACCTTGGGTAACAACCTGAAGATGCTATCTTTCTTCCTCCATTATAAAACAGTTCCCACCAAATGTTATTTCGAAATTTAATCTAATGTTATGTAAGAGATGGAGCCGTTAGAAGATAAAGACTTCTCTTTCATGATATGGGTGAAAGTTCTTATTACAGTAAGGGCTTGAAAATGGATTCAGCTCCTTTCAGCCTCCTACCACAGCTATGTGAGAATACACAGGGTACAGTAAGGAACCATCTTGAAAGTGGGAACCAGAGTCTCGAGACATAGAACCTCTATGGATTTCCTGGCCTCCAGAActatgaggaaattaattttcattctttataaATAATCCAATCTCTGGTACTTCGTTATGGCAGCACAAAAGGATTAAGACATGGTAAAATTCATTAAATAAGATATCTGAAAGATGCAGAGATGGCTTGCCAGTTAAAAGCCCTTGCTACtcttacagaagacaaaggtttgattcccagcacctttaTAGAGGTTAACAACTGTCcacaactccaattccagggaatctgaccccTTCTTCTGGGCAACAcaagcaccaggcatacacatagtGCACGTGCATAGTGCAGGCAACCACTTAACAGACAAGCCAGATATGGTGGTGCAGGTCTTTAATCCAAGGActtgagaaacagaagcaggtagatctctattagtttgaggccagcctggtctatgtggcaagtttcaggacagtcagggatctGTAGAAAcacagactgtctcaaaaacaaaaacaaaaacctcatacAGAATAAAAAGTCTCTTGGTTTTAAGGTGGGTATGGGTGTAGGAGTGGTTTGTACATGAGTGTGATGTCTGAAAGGTCAGAAGAGGCTATTATTAAATGTCCTCGAACTCCTCTGACAAATGCAGTATTCACTCTCATCCTCTGAACCATCCAACCACCCaaataaacaaacctttaaaaataaaatttataaaactatGAGACAAAGAGAAGGACACATGCCTGTTTTTTGAACTTGAAGTTGAACTCCCACATTGGTTCTTGTCTGTTCCCAACAATCTTTCTGCACCAGAAAAGTAAGCactgtaagaaagaaaaagtaaactaAGAAAGTGACATTGATATGTATTataaagtaacaaaaaaaaattaattagcaAAATTATCTGAGCGCTCTAAAGCCAACTACAGTCCTGAAGCGGAGGATTTCCTTTGGCACACAGACCCCCAACTCAACACTGGTGCAACATGAAGACAGTCACAGTGCTactcaggaaggagaggagggaccGATACAAGTCAACCTCTGAGCTTATGAAGATCAACCCCTAATGCTCTCACCTGTAAAGACTGAAATATATATCCACAGTGTGGGGCGTTTTCTCTGATTCAGCAGCCACTGctctacattaaaatataaaggcagcaAGTAGCCATCAGGCAAGATGGTAACAAGGCCACAAAGCAGGCAAGGAGGGCTAGCCCTATAACAGGAACAAGCCACTCAGGATCTTCTGGGAACAGCTACTATGGAAACCAATGAGCTAAGCTGAATTCAGTCTAAAGCAAGCCCCTCAATGAAGTCAGGCTATAGCTAGGGTTAAGCACAAGAAGTGAAGTACCTCCCAGGGGACAAGGGGTGGGTCGTCCGCCGTGCCAGCTGTCCTGCCTTCAGACATGCCCTGTACGTCCTGCTGCTCCATCAAAAATAATGGGCTTGGCTTTTAGGGGAAAACACTTCTGCTGCCATCACAACGGCTCCAGTGTCCCACACAAGCTATGCtactgaaaagagagagaggggatcaAATACGAAAAGCTGGAGTCCGGGGAATGGGAAACTTCCTTTAGGCATGCTGGCAACTGAGTGCCATGCGATTACAGGCATGTAAGTGGTGAGGCCATGCACCAGGCACCTGCCACAACAGGACCCATATCCTCTTCAGAGGATCTCTAACAACACAAAAAGAGGCTGCCAGGTAGCCTGCCTTTACTACCTGGATGAAGAGCTTATTTTTTCAATCTACTTTGGCTTtctaatctattttttaaaagacatagtAATGAGATTATAAAGATATGGGTATTTGAGACTTTGCAGTAGCCCTTGCACTGTGCACTGGAGCCGCTAAGATGTGTCAAGCATGAGGAGTTTGCCCAATCAATGCTGTCCTGCTCCATTGCCTGGCATGGTTAACTTTGTAATGATTACCACCCTCCTTGTAGTTAATCGGATAGGATTAAATGCTTCTAGGGAGGAAGACACTGTAAATGTGAGATGGGACACTGTCCACTCACATTACAAGCAGAAGCAGCTTCAGGGTGAAACTCTACTCATGTAACACACTACTCCTGCCCTAAATCCATCAACTAGCATTATAACCCGTTTGATGACCTACATTTGTATGTGTTGGAAGTGGAATCTTGATTACTTTCAAACAACAGTACCTTTTAATTCCTGGAATTAATACAACCTTAGAGCTCAACTAGGAGAGAAGACCACATCACATCTATGAGCataaaggaaaagaacagaaagtGCTACAGAATGGATTAGAGTGGGTAGGACAGAGGTGTAAAAATGACCTACAAATTCAAAGGTAAGAGATTTACACAGTAGCCTCGGGTGAGGAAGGTAAGGGTCAAGACATCACCTTgcctaaataattaaaatagaccTACTTATTATTCAGAATACCAGAAGCTTGAATACAGTGTAGGGATATAAACTATGTAGAGAATACAAAGATAAAGGGAGCTTAAAACATAGGAAGATTTTGGAATCCTAACATCTATGAATAGACTATAGCACCTTATAATCTCTGAGACAAATGATCAGAGCCTGGCACAGGGTCTTAGCACGTAAAGATGTCTATACTTGAATCCTTAAAGCAAGATGCCGAGGTTACGTTAGAAACAGACAATCAGTAGAATTCCTTGTGTTATTTGTGTCATGACTAAGCATTTTGTGAAAACTGTAGTATACACCTACCATTCAAGTATTTTTTCTAGCCCAAGCTATCAAAACCATTTTATCTACAGTGATCAAATGTACAGTGCATAGAATTAAAATAGAGACTTAAGAAATACACTATAAGCATAAGAAAGCTTTAAGGAAGGATAGCAAAGCAGTCCAGCACAGCAGGGATGTGTCAGAGAAATGACACTTCTGAACCTACAAGTTTACATGAGCCCCCTAATGGTTGGGACCTACAGCCCTCCCCATTAAGAAGCTACAAACAAGACTCAAGAACAAGCCCACCATACAAGAATCCATTAGCCAAACCCCAACAGCAAGTTTCACTTACTTTGGAATTCTTCAGTGTGCTGGGAGTGCTTTCCGGAATGGCTGGATTCTTGGAGATTCGAGCAGCAAATGGTTCATACATATGATACAGAGATCGGATCACACATGCCCGGAGACAGCGCAGCTTCTCCATGGATTCTGGTCGCAGCCGCAAAGGCAGAGACGCATCCAGCGTGTAGTGCCTGAAACATGACACATGACTCCTACCAATATGTGACCTGCCTGCCTGTTCTTAttcagcctcccaggaccccaacTTCCATGTGAACTTTACTCCACTATTGCACTGGTGGATACTAGTTTGCCCAGTTctcaccactaccatcaccatcTCCTGACATTATCCATGACTTTTGCTTCTTCATCTTGGTAACCCTGTAGTTTTCCATTTAAATCTGGACTATTTCAGGTTCTACAGAATTACAAGTCTCTGATTTGGAAATCATGTAATATGCTTTAGTTGCTCAAAAAGAATCTGTCACGGGGAAGAGCCACTTGGTTTCCCTGTCAGACATGTTAAGTTCTCTATCCATCCCTACCACATCCTACAGTTCATAAAGTCCACTAGACCTCTGTACCCCACATGAAAATCTAGCATGTTTATTCATCACGTAATAAGATACACCTCTATAGGAAGTCTAAGTTCTTCCAGAAGTAATACcatttgcaaaaagaaaaaaaaaaaagatactagaAGGGGTAGGGTGGCAGCCATAGGAAAGACAATCACCTGCATGGATCAGTAACATAAGATTTAGAGAGATATCAACAAGTCCAAAGCTAGGGTTATGCCAAGGCATGTTAGGGAGAAAAAGTAGAAAGAGCCCAGGGGCAGAGCTCCAAAtcacaaacagcaacaaaatcaaCTACAGAGAAAACACTGGCACTCAGAGGTCGCACCTTCGGTACAACCTGGTCCAAAAGGCAGCAGTGCAAGTGACAGTCCAAGCATTTTTACAAATCAGGGAAAAATTCACAATGTCCTCAGGACGGATATAGGAAGCCAGCAGCAGCCAAATATCCATAGGATACTCTTCTCCAGTGCCATCCGGGTCTTctgaaacaagaagaaaattctgtgttctatttattacacacacaccaaaagtgTTCATTCCAATTCTCAGCTAGCTGTACACTGAAGAAAATGGCTTTTGTTGTCttggtgtgtttttgtttgtttaagacagggtttctctgtgtagccctggctgtcctagaactcactctgtagaccaggctggcctcaaaacctgcctctgcctccctagcgctgggattaaaggtgtgtgccagcatgccCAGCTAAGTATAGGGTTTTAAAACAGTTCCAAGGAAGCCCCTCAAGTTGATGGTTTCCTGGTAATTCCAGCTGCTAAGATCTTTGTTGCCCAAGTTACTGTCCTTGATGCCTTTgttgtatgtacatgcatatgtacatacattttcTTGTATGGCCACATGTGTTGGCAGGTACACGTGTGTAGAGTCCAGAGGTCGATATCCAGCATGTTCTTCCATCATTTTTCTACCTCatatttggagacaaggtctctcattgaacttggagctcaccagCCAGCTAAAGATGGCAGCCGTTGAGCTCCAGGCACCCTTTGGCAGGGTTAGAGACCGCACAGTTGGACTTGTCTTTTTACATGacccgtctctccagccccaccctatTCACGGTctt is part of the Mus musculus strain C57BL/6J chromosome 1, GRCm38.p6 C57BL/6J genome and encodes:
- the Tmem183a gene encoding transmembrane protein 183 isoform b (isoform b is encoded by transcript variant 2), giving the protein MARGSGQLGGPHRDTVTMPKRGKRLKFRAHDACSGRVTVADYANSDPAVVRSGRVKKAVANAIQQEVKSLCGLEASQVPAEEALSGVGEPCDILDSSDEMDAQEESTQERSVSRKKKSKRHKDPDGTGEEYPMDIWLLLASYIRPEDIVNFSLICKNAWTVTCTAAFWTRLYRRHYTLDASLPLRLRPESMEKLRCLRACVIRSLYHMYEPFAARISKNPAIPESTPSTLKNSKCLLFWCRKIVGNRQEPMWEFNFKFKKQSPRLKSKCMERLQPPIQYQDVHTNPDQDCCLLQVTTLNFIFIPIVMGMIFTLFTINVSTDMRHHRVRLVFQDSPVRGGQNLRSEQGVQVVLDPVHSVRLFDWWHPQYPFSLRA
- the Tmem183a gene encoding transmembrane protein 183 isoform a (isoform a is encoded by transcript variant 1), which codes for MARGSGQLGGPHRDTVTMPKRGKRLKFRAHDACSGRVTVADYANSDPAVVRSGRVKKAVANAIQQEVKSLCGLEASQVPAEEALSGVGEPCDILDSSDEMDAQEESTQERSVSRKKKSKRHKEDPDGTGEEYPMDIWLLLASYIRPEDIVNFSLICKNAWTVTCTAAFWTRLYRRHYTLDASLPLRLRPESMEKLRCLRACVIRSLYHMYEPFAARISKNPAIPESTPSTLKNSKCLLFWCRKIVGNRQEPMWEFNFKFKKQSPRLKSKCMERLQPPIQYQDVHTNPDQDCCLLQVTTLNFIFIPIVMGMIFTLFTINVSTDMRHHRVRLVFQDSPVRGGQNLRSEQGVQVVLDPVHSVRLFDWWHPQYPFSLRA